ATAGCCCATTGGCATTTGGGCAATATCATCGTGAATGGCTGCAAGCTGCGCGCAATAGACAACGCGTTCCATATCAACAGGTGAATCAAAGAAAGCGATATTATCTGATACCGACCCAGATAAAAGCTCGTCGTCTTGCATGACCGCCGCGATTTGCTGTCGATATTGTCGTGCACCTATTTGCTCAAGCGGTACGCCATCAATCAGCACTTCGCCAGATTTGGCTTTATTTAACCCCAATAAGAGTTTTAGTAGCGTAGATTTACCACAACCAGAAGGACCCGTGATTGCCACCGACTCGCCAGCTTTTATCTTCAAACTCAAGTTATCAAGTACATTCGGTGTTGCATCTGAATAAGCAAAGCTCACGCCTTTGATTTCAATATCACCTTCAATGCTATGACGTTTGATATTCGCTGGCTGTAAATCTTCTTTTTCGGTCAGTGCAATATCTGCTATACGCTCAAAGTGTAAACCTAACATCTTGAACTCGATAAACTTCTCAATGAGGTTGGCGGTTTTTTCCATAAACTGGCGTTTGTAAGACATAAACGCAAATAACATACCGGTACTGAATCCGCCTTGGATCACTAAGTGCGCGGCCAAGTAGACCACCACAATGTTTTCAATACCAAATAAAGCACGGTTTATGGCTTCGTAACCAATATTAAAGTTACCAATGCGAATATTCTGATTAATGGCATTGGCATACCGGTTTTGCCATTGCCCTTCACGCTTTACCTCAGAACCAAATAACTTGATGGTTTGAATGCCTCGCACTGTTTCCATGAAGTTAGAGTTTTCTTCAGCTCTTGCCATGATCTCTTGCTCGCTGATCGCACGATATGGCTTATACATAGCAATTCGCACGCCGGCATAGGCAAATACCGCCACCAGCACCACCGCAGAAAGGGTTGGGCTATAGAAGAATATCATCGCCAAGGTGATTATCGCCATTAGACCATCAATAATGGCCTCAATAACCCCAGTGGTGAGTAGTTGTTTAACTTGCTGTAGTGAACCAAAACGCGAGACTACATCACCCATATGGCGCTTTTCAAAGTAAGAAATCGGCAAGCGTACAAGGTGATGGAATAAATTGGCACCGAGCTGAATATTCATTTGATTACCAAAATGCAGCAAGGTAAAACCCCGCAGTGCATTGGTGGCTATCTCAAACACTAATACCAAGAAGAAACCCACTGCGAGTACAGTCAATAAGGAGGTGTCGCCTGTGAGTACAACATCATCAATGACCAACTGTATGTAATAAGGTGCAGCCAGGGTGAATACTTGCAACAGTAAAGACAGTAAGAAGATTAGTAATAAAGAACGTTTAAGACCCGAGATTCGGCTCCAAAAGTCAGAGAATCTTAGCGTGGGTTTACTTTCTTGTTTTTCAAAGTCTTTAGTCGGTGTGAGTTCGAGTGCAACACCAGTGAAATGTTTTGACGCTTCTTCAAGGGTCAGTGTTTTCTCACCTTTAGCAGGGTCGTGAATGACAATGCGCTTTTCATTGGCTTTCTTTAGCACCACAAAGTGATTGAGATCCCAATGTAAAATACAGGGCGTTTGCAATGCGTCGAGGTCTTCAAGCTCAATACGCAGTGGTCTTGTGCTTAACTTGAGTTGCTCAGCAAATCCCATGATATCGAGCAGCGTTGCGCCCTCAAGAGAAATGCTAAATTTTTGTCGAATAGATACCAAGTCGGTTTGATAGCCATGATAGCACGCCACCATTGCTAAACTTGCTAAGCCACATTCTGCGGCTTCCGACTGTAAAATAATGGGCAATGAGTTCCTTGACCAAAACTGTAGTTTATTTACCACACCTTCATCTTCTTCATGCATCTTTTACTGCCTTATTATTGTTATATATTTGTCTAATGCTGAAAGTCTACAACTGACCTTTAATACTAAATACCGGATCAAATAACCAACGTAGAAGTGAACGTTCTTCGATCACGATATCTGCGTCGAGTCTCATACCCGCTCTAAGTGGTGTTGCTTTTCCATAAGCTTGAATATCTTGTTCAGAGAGTGCCACAACCACACGATAAGCGGGTTCTGTCAGTACGCCTGGGGTTGAGGCCTCTTCAGGTAATATCACTGAATTACTGATTTCTTTGATGGTGCCATCGTACACCCCAAATTTTTCATAAGGGAAGGCGTGGTAACGCAAACGCGCATTTTGGCCAACATCAACGAAGCCGAAAGCCGAAGTAGGCACATAGACGATTGCTTGCATTTCACTGTTTTCAGGTAGCACTGAGAGTAAGCTTTGCCCTGTTGTCACTGTTTTACCTACTTTTGCAGTGAGACCACTGACAATACCTGATTTAGGTGCTCTTAACTCACCTAGGCGCTGCTGCTCAATCGACGACAACTGCATTTTAAGATCGGCGCGCTGTGACTCCAATTGTGCAATACGTGTTTGCTGTTGCAAAGGTCGCTGCTCAATTTGCTTTTCTAGTTGCTGTAATTGACTAACCAGCGACACCCGCTCTGACTTGATACTCGACGCCTGCTGTTGCAATGACAATAAGGTATCTTTTTGTCTTTGTAGCTCTAACTCTGAAATATAGCCAGTGCCCTTTAAGCTACCGACTTGTTCAACCATCTTCTGATTTAATGTGAGTCGCTGTTTAAACGTAGCGGCTTGGCTATCTAATTCAGATAAACGCTGCTCGAGAGAGATTTTCTGCAAATTCAACTGCTCAAGATCTAAGTTATCCTGCGCGATTTGCTGGGTGATCTGTCGCTCGAGTGAATTAAGCTGAAATTGATATTGGTTAAGTAAAGCCTGGTTGAGTTCTAACTCTTGGCTACTATGCTTCGCCGAGGCGATCCTCAACAACGGCTCACCAGCTTCAACAAATTGGCCTTCTGAAACGAGCACTTCTGATATTAAACCTGCTTGCGAGGCCTCGACACGTAAAAGACCGGCATCGGGCTCAATTACCCCACTCACACGCTCTTTTCGGGTGTATTGCCCAAGGCTCAAAAATACCAGACTGACAACGACGACCGTTAAGATCAACACTGTGAGTCTTCTAAAAATGGGTGGCTGAATAAGCGACACAGCTCCTTCTAATCGATGTCGTTTATGCTCCAGCACTTCTTTGCGGAATAGACTGTCCATAGGTTACTTCTTATATGTTAACGTTAAATTAACTTTGAAATTCAATGTACCACTTTGCCTACTATAAAGGAATATTTGTAACCTGAGCTCTGGATAATAAATCTATCTCCAGCGGCTACTTTCAACGTTAACTGCGTTGAACTTACTTGCAATAGGCCAGCTATTGACGCGTAAATTCGCCTTGTTATCGCTAAAAGTCTCCGGCTGCAGACTTGAAAACAACTTATTACTTCAATATCAGTATGCTAGTAAATCTCTTAACCAAAGCTCAGGTTATGTAGAGTTAAGGAAAGTAAAAGAGCGGCCGTTGCCGCTCTTTTTTCACTCTGTCTTAGCCTTGTTATTAGCTTTTCTTAACTGGACGTTGCCAGCCATCAAGGTTGCGTTGCTTACCACGCGCAACAGCCAGTTGCTCATCTTCTACCGTTGAAGTGATCACAGAGCCAGCGCCGATTGTCGCAGTCGCACCAATTTGCACAGGCGCTACTAAAGAAGAATTAGAGCCAATAAACGCGTTGTCACCAATGATGGTTTTTGATTTATTCACGCCATCATAGTTACAAGTAATGGTACCTGCACCAATATTTACTTTTTCACCGACTTCAGCATCACCTAAATAAGTTAAGTGATTGGCTTTTGAGCCTTTACCTAAGCGTGATTTTTTCATCTCTACAAAGTTACCAATGTGAGAGTCTTCTTCCATCACCGCACCAGGTCGTAAACGCGCGAATGGGCCAAGCGTACACTTAGCCGCAACTTGCGCATCTTCAATCATGGTATTGGCTTTTACCACGACACCATCACCGATGGTACAGTTTTTAAGTACGCAATTTGGGCCAATAACCACGTCGTCGCCGAGCACAACATCACCTTCAAAGATAACATTCACATCGATTTGTACGTCTTGACCTGTTTTTACCATACCACGCACGTCGATGCGTGCTGGATCTGCAAGGCTGGCACCGTTGATCATTAGCTCTTCTGC
The Pseudoalteromonas phenolica genome window above contains:
- a CDS encoding peptidase domain-containing ABC transporter, which codes for MHEEDEGVVNKLQFWSRNSLPIILQSEAAECGLASLAMVACYHGYQTDLVSIRQKFSISLEGATLLDIMGFAEQLKLSTRPLRIELEDLDALQTPCILHWDLNHFVVLKKANEKRIVIHDPAKGEKTLTLEEASKHFTGVALELTPTKDFEKQESKPTLRFSDFWSRISGLKRSLLLIFLLSLLLQVFTLAAPYYIQLVIDDVVLTGDTSLLTVLAVGFFLVLVFEIATNALRGFTLLHFGNQMNIQLGANLFHHLVRLPISYFEKRHMGDVVSRFGSLQQVKQLLTTGVIEAIIDGLMAIITLAMIFFYSPTLSAVVLVAVFAYAGVRIAMYKPYRAISEQEIMARAEENSNFMETVRGIQTIKLFGSEVKREGQWQNRYANAINQNIRIGNFNIGYEAINRALFGIENIVVVYLAAHLVIQGGFSTGMLFAFMSYKRQFMEKTANLIEKFIEFKMLGLHFERIADIALTEKEDLQPANIKRHSIEGDIEIKGVSFAYSDATPNVLDNLSLKIKAGESVAITGPSGCGKSTLLKLLLGLNKAKSGEVLIDGVPLEQIGARQYRQQIAAVMQDDELLSGSVSDNIAFFDSPVDMERVVYCAQLAAIHDDIAQMPMGYDSLIGDMGSSLSGGQKQRIILARALYKQPKILFMDEATSHLDTNLEADINEAVSRLDITRVIIAHRKETIASADREIKLVKPLTADQKEATS
- a CDS encoding HlyD family efflux transporter periplasmic adaptor subunit, with product MDSLFRKEVLEHKRHRLEGAVSLIQPPIFRRLTVLILTVVVVSLVFLSLGQYTRKERVSGVIEPDAGLLRVEASQAGLISEVLVSEGQFVEAGEPLLRIASAKHSSQELELNQALLNQYQFQLNSLERQITQQIAQDNLDLEQLNLQKISLEQRLSELDSQAATFKQRLTLNQKMVEQVGSLKGTGYISELELQRQKDTLLSLQQQASSIKSERVSLVSQLQQLEKQIEQRPLQQQTRIAQLESQRADLKMQLSSIEQQRLGELRAPKSGIVSGLTAKVGKTVTTGQSLLSVLPENSEMQAIVYVPTSAFGFVDVGQNARLRYHAFPYEKFGVYDGTIKEISNSVILPEEASTPGVLTEPAYRVVVALSEQDIQAYGKATPLRAGMRLDADIVIEERSLLRWLFDPVFSIKGQL